One window of the Ureibacillus sp. FSL W7-1570 genome contains the following:
- the sigG gene encoding RNA polymerase sporulation sigma factor SigG: MVRTKVELCGVDTASLPVLKHEEMRELFVRLKNGDTSVREQLVICNLRLVLSIVGRFSYRGEQADDLFQVGCIGLLKAIDHFDLKHNVRFSTYAVPMIIGEIRRHLRDHHALRVSRSLRDIAYKAMQAKEKFISENLYEPSIEQIAEMIDMKKEDVLYALDAIQDPLSLQEPIYSDGGDAVYIMDQLRDEDVSEDQWVAYVSVKESIQKLDERQQLILAKRFYYGETQTEIAKSLGISQAQISRLEKNAIETMQKDYKFG; encoded by the coding sequence ATGGTGCGTACAAAAGTCGAGCTTTGCGGTGTTGATACTGCTTCTTTGCCGGTATTAAAACATGAAGAAATGAGAGAGTTGTTTGTCCGTCTAAAAAATGGTGATACATCCGTAAGAGAACAATTGGTGATCTGCAATCTGCGGCTCGTGTTGAGCATTGTAGGCAGATTCTCTTATCGGGGAGAACAAGCGGATGACTTGTTCCAAGTTGGATGTATCGGATTATTGAAAGCCATCGACCATTTCGATTTAAAACATAATGTACGATTTTCGACATATGCTGTACCGATGATAATTGGAGAAATACGCAGACATTTAAGGGACCATCATGCCCTTCGCGTATCAAGATCCTTGAGAGATATTGCTTATAAAGCGATGCAGGCAAAAGAAAAATTCATTTCAGAAAATTTATATGAACCATCCATTGAACAAATTGCCGAAATGATTGATATGAAAAAAGAAGACGTGCTCTATGCTTTGGATGCGATTCAAGATCCTCTTTCCCTTCAGGAGCCGATTTATTCTGACGGCGGAGACGCTGTCTACATCATGGACCAATTGAGGGATGAAGATGTGTCGGAAGATCAATGGGTTGCATATGTAAGCGTAAAGGAAAGTATTCAAAAGTTGGATGAACGCCAACAATTAATTCTCGCTAAACGGTTTTACTACGGCGAAACACAAACAGAAATCGCAAAATCCCTCGGAATATCACAAGCCCAAATTTCTAGACTTGAAAAAAATGCCATTGAGACAATGCAAAAGGACTATAAATTTGGATAA
- a CDS encoding YlmC/YmxH family sporulation protein: MKFSEVQQKEIIEAGSGRFIGYIIDAEVCEQTGMITAFLVAEPKKLFNFFQGEEAIQKVLISDILVIGKDVILVKGIS, encoded by the coding sequence TTGAAGTTTTCAGAAGTGCAGCAAAAAGAAATCATTGAAGCGGGAAGCGGACGGTTTATCGGGTACATTATCGATGCGGAAGTATGTGAACAAACGGGCATGATCACAGCTTTTCTTGTAGCGGAACCGAAAAAACTATTCAACTTTTTCCAAGGAGAAGAGGCAATCCAAAAAGTGCTGATCAGTGATATTTTAGTGATTGGGAAAGATGTCATTTTAGTTAAAGGTATTTCTTAA
- a CDS encoding DUF881 domain-containing protein has protein sequence MNRLHNRRQNKITRKHFILLLVCIVTGFMIGYSYNLAKDNKKVRSSYIEQEDTYRNELIEQQERNKELMDELNDLKAQIREYEKSFTENEEDYKELAEEAERLRLILGELPAHGEGIKVTLQDGHYDPKSTNPNDYIVHESHIFMVINELKISGAEAIAINGHRLKPNSYIHCNGPVITIDGKQYPAPFEIEAIGNADTLISSLKIAGGVFERLINDSIVVTIQGLEDIKM, from the coding sequence ATGAATCGACTCCATAACCGAAGACAAAATAAAATTACGAGAAAGCATTTCATCCTTCTGCTCGTTTGCATCGTGACTGGTTTCATGATCGGTTATTCCTACAATTTGGCAAAAGACAATAAAAAAGTCCGTTCCAGTTATATCGAACAAGAGGATACTTACCGGAATGAACTGATTGAGCAGCAGGAAAGAAACAAAGAATTAATGGACGAGCTCAATGATTTGAAAGCCCAGATCCGGGAATATGAGAAGTCTTTTACCGAAAATGAAGAAGATTACAAGGAATTGGCCGAAGAGGCTGAGAGGCTGAGGTTGATACTTGGTGAATTGCCTGCCCATGGCGAAGGAATCAAAGTGACTTTGCAAGATGGCCATTATGATCCGAAATCGACAAACCCGAATGATTATATTGTCCATGAGAGCCACATTTTTATGGTCATCAATGAATTGAAGATTTCCGGGGCAGAAGCCATCGCCATCAATGGTCATCGCTTGAAACCGAATTCTTATATTCATTGCAACGGTCCAGTGATTACAATCGACGGAAAACAATATCCTGCTCCATTCGAAATTGAAGCAATCGGAAACGCTGATACTTTAATCTCCTCTTTAAAAATAGCCGGCGGAGTTTTCGAACGATTAATCAATGATTCGATTGTCGTGACGATTCAAGGTTTGGAAGATATCAAAATGTAA
- a CDS encoding DUF881 domain-containing protein yields MEKNVVIRITLISFVVGFMIAVQYNTVKKPESRDTRDIWEIRQELTEEKKLHSELLNEIASLKNIKAEYEDENSKELGKVLQSTVEDLRVRAGLSEVTGPGLRLNIKPAEELILSGFKVEPISPDLLIRLVNEIYRYNGLYIEIDGQRVVHTTAIRDINGKTTVNSVPISNSNVDILIITETFEQAEKLYSYLYASTFQDDFYIDNLKLTINPAEEEITIGAYDGEFTNSYLLKSEGD; encoded by the coding sequence GTGGAGAAGAATGTAGTAATCCGGATTACTTTAATCTCCTTTGTTGTAGGATTCATGATCGCAGTCCAATATAACACAGTAAAAAAGCCTGAATCCCGTGACACGAGAGACATTTGGGAAATACGCCAAGAGCTGACCGAAGAAAAAAAGCTGCATTCGGAGCTCCTGAACGAAATTGCCTCCCTGAAAAACATAAAAGCGGAGTATGAAGATGAAAACAGCAAAGAGCTTGGAAAAGTCCTGCAATCAACCGTTGAAGATTTGAGGGTAAGAGCGGGGCTTTCAGAAGTGACAGGTCCTGGACTGCGCTTAAATATTAAACCTGCGGAAGAACTGATTCTCAGCGGATTTAAAGTGGAACCAATATCCCCGGATCTTTTAATCCGCCTTGTGAATGAAATCTACCGATATAACGGATTATATATCGAAATTGATGGACAAAGGGTTGTCCATACGACGGCCATTCGGGATATCAATGGAAAAACCACGGTGAACAGTGTTCCAATAAGCAATTCGAATGTGGATATTTTGATCATTACGGAAACCTTTGAACAGGCTGAAAAACTTTACAGCTATTTATATGCATCAACGTTCCAGGATGATTTTTACATCGATAATCTGAAGTTGACCATTAATCCGGCGGAAGAAGAAATTACGATTGGCGCCTATGATGGAGAATTCACGAACAGTTATTTGTTGAAAAGTGAAGGGGATTAA
- a CDS encoding cell division protein FtsQ/DivIB, with amino-acid sequence MDKVIDIEERIPTLKKKRRRRTNIKFAVIISLFLGTLFLLLYFQSPYSNIQKITVHGAELATEEYYLNKSGLQVGDSLWGFKASKVEQKLKEDWVKEVKVKRKLLTAVEIQVKEYRRVAYIFEDHQFHPILENGVVYKASDEVPTIDAPIFLNFEDEKLRKMVLKELAELDDEVLALISQINLTATETDPYAITLFMNDGYEVRAEITSLSEKLKYYPAIIAQIENAAENEKGIIDIEVGSYFKPYSEEYKKLNIGGQSDDASVEQDVEHDESTP; translated from the coding sequence ATGGACAAAGTCATTGATATTGAAGAACGAATTCCCACCTTAAAGAAAAAGCGGAGAAGACGGACGAACATCAAGTTTGCCGTCATCATTTCGCTATTTTTGGGAACGTTATTTTTACTCCTTTACTTCCAATCTCCTTACAGCAATATTCAAAAAATTACAGTACATGGAGCCGAACTGGCAACAGAAGAATATTATTTGAACAAATCCGGACTCCAAGTCGGCGATTCATTGTGGGGATTCAAAGCATCAAAAGTTGAACAGAAATTGAAAGAAGACTGGGTCAAAGAAGTGAAGGTAAAACGGAAATTGCTTACGGCAGTGGAAATACAAGTAAAAGAGTACCGCCGGGTGGCCTATATTTTTGAAGATCATCAGTTTCATCCAATTCTTGAAAACGGTGTGGTCTATAAAGCATCTGACGAAGTCCCCACCATTGACGCACCCATCTTTTTAAACTTTGAGGATGAGAAATTAAGAAAAATGGTGCTGAAGGAACTGGCTGAACTCGATGATGAGGTGTTGGCATTAATTTCCCAAATTAATTTGACCGCTACGGAAACGGACCCCTATGCGATTACGTTGTTTATGAATGATGGCTATGAGGTTCGCGCGGAAATCACTTCGCTTTCTGAAAAACTGAAGTATTATCCGGCCATTATCGCCCAGATTGAAAACGCAGCGGAAAATGAAAAGGGGATCATAGATATTGAAGTTGGTTCATATTTCAAGCCATATTCCGAAGAATATAAGAAATTGAATATTGGCGGACAATCCGATGATGCATCGGTTGAACAGGATGTGGAACATGATGAATCGACTCCATAA
- the ftsZ gene encoding cell division protein FtsZ, translating into MLEFDTNIDQLAKIKVIGVGGGGNNAVNRMIEHGVQGVEFIAVNTDAQALNLSKAEIKLQIGSKLTRGLGAGANPEIGKKAAEESREQIEEVVRGADMVFVTAGMGGGTGTGAAPIISQIAKDMGALTVGVVTRPFSFEGKKRQTQAISGIAAMKEAVDTLIVIPNDKLLQIVDKSTPMLEAFREADNVLRQGVQGISDLIATPGLINLDFADVKTIMSNKGSALMGIGIASGENRATEAAKKAISSPLLETSIDGAKGVIMNITGGTNLSLFEVQEAADIVASASDEEVNMIFGSVINENLNDEIIVTVIATGFDDAAPQAAQSARTSINARSTQANAGQTQQSPVRERNIEPQQQQEYYRNQQEDLLDIPTFLRNRRHRNQ; encoded by the coding sequence ATGTTAGAATTTGATACGAATATTGACCAACTAGCCAAAATCAAAGTCATTGGTGTTGGCGGTGGTGGAAATAATGCTGTTAACCGAATGATTGAACATGGCGTTCAAGGTGTTGAATTTATTGCTGTAAATACAGATGCTCAAGCTTTAAATCTCTCAAAAGCGGAAATAAAATTGCAGATTGGTAGTAAACTGACTCGTGGATTAGGTGCAGGGGCAAATCCTGAAATTGGAAAAAAGGCTGCTGAAGAAAGCAGAGAACAGATTGAAGAAGTTGTACGTGGAGCCGATATGGTGTTTGTCACTGCAGGCATGGGTGGAGGAACTGGAACAGGTGCCGCACCAATCATTTCACAAATCGCAAAGGATATGGGAGCTTTAACTGTTGGGGTTGTGACAAGGCCATTTTCTTTTGAAGGAAAGAAGAGACAAACACAGGCGATCAGTGGAATTGCTGCGATGAAAGAAGCGGTGGATACATTGATCGTCATTCCGAACGATAAACTGTTGCAGATCGTTGATAAAAGCACTCCAATGCTTGAAGCTTTCCGCGAAGCTGACAACGTATTGCGCCAAGGTGTACAAGGGATTTCCGACTTGATTGCCACACCAGGTCTCATCAACCTGGATTTCGCAGATGTGAAAACCATCATGTCAAACAAAGGTTCAGCACTGATGGGTATCGGTATCGCTTCCGGTGAAAACCGTGCAACAGAGGCTGCGAAAAAAGCGATTTCCAGTCCGCTTCTTGAAACGTCCATTGATGGTGCGAAAGGGGTCATCATGAACATCACCGGCGGTACAAACTTGAGCCTGTTTGAAGTTCAGGAGGCTGCGGATATTGTTGCTTCCGCTTCTGATGAAGAAGTGAATATGATTTTCGGTTCAGTCATTAACGAAAACTTGAATGATGAAATTATCGTAACCGTAATCGCAACTGGCTTCGATGATGCCGCACCTCAGGCAGCCCAAAGTGCAAGAACGTCCATCAATGCGCGCAGCACGCAAGCAAACGCTGGACAAACCCAGCAATCTCCTGTGCGCGAACGAAATATCGAGCCGCAGCAACAACAGGAATATTACCGCAACCAACAAGAAGATCTATTAGACATTCCGACATTCTTAAGAAACCGTCGCCACCGAAATCAATAA
- a CDS encoding sigma-E processing peptidase SpoIIGA, translating into MIGELLVLYNTLFNYFLLKFTKEITGLYVKKRRLLFSAFISGLVSSILYQSFIGALASFVLLIGLAFSFRIQTLLKQGTVLLVATFFLGGLLTSLLPFLLRQSDLIFFIFCLSIAVLSLTFIHSKWRNMTKERLQQSFVVDCELELFQKSYSLKGFIDTGNECVEPISGKPVHFLSYQAVEEKLPKELKEGLLSWDEKNPYQLTMFPDFMYPKIRILKLSTVQKETSTALAFRFERLILYGNIKKEILEEYVVFTRHDARFPQNAQMILHVLALN; encoded by the coding sequence ATGATTGGAGAATTGCTCGTACTATACAATACGTTATTTAATTACTTCCTATTAAAGTTTACGAAGGAAATAACGGGATTGTATGTAAAAAAACGAAGGTTGTTGTTCAGTGCATTCATTAGCGGACTCGTGTCATCAATTCTCTATCAATCTTTTATAGGGGCTCTTGCAAGTTTTGTTCTTCTAATTGGACTCGCTTTCTCCTTTCGGATTCAAACCTTGCTGAAACAGGGCACAGTGCTGCTTGTGGCCACCTTTTTTCTGGGAGGGCTTTTGACCAGTTTATTGCCCTTCCTGCTCAGGCAATCCGATCTCATTTTTTTTATCTTTTGTTTAAGTATCGCTGTTCTCAGTTTAACTTTTATTCATTCGAAATGGAGAAATATGACAAAGGAGAGGTTGCAGCAATCATTCGTTGTTGATTGCGAATTGGAGCTCTTCCAAAAATCGTATTCGTTGAAAGGATTCATTGATACGGGAAATGAATGTGTGGAGCCGATCAGCGGCAAACCGGTTCATTTCTTATCGTATCAGGCGGTGGAAGAGAAACTGCCGAAAGAGTTAAAAGAGGGATTGCTTTCGTGGGACGAAAAGAATCCTTATCAACTAACAATGTTTCCTGACTTTATGTACCCTAAAATCAGAATTTTGAAGTTGTCAACGGTACAAAAAGAAACGTCAACCGCTCTTGCCTTTCGCTTTGAACGTCTGATTCTTTACGGAAACATAAAGAAGGAAATATTGGAAGAATATGTGGTATTTACCCGACACGATGCCCGGTTTCCGCAGAATGCACAAATGATACTCCACGTTTTAGCGTTGAACTAA
- the sigE gene encoding RNA polymerase sporulation sigma factor SigE, giving the protein MFERLKELLLKIFSKFRTKKTYYIGGHDSLPVPLSREEEMSVIEAFMNGDMKARDTLIERNLRLVVYIARRFDNTGTPIEDLISIGSIGLIKAIETYNKEKNIKLATYASRCIENEILMHLRKTSRMKGEVSLDEPLNSDPDGNELLLSDILGTDEEIIMNDVEKKIERASMFEAINGLSERERYIMECRFGLNGKKEMTQKEVADHLGISQSYISRLEKKIISELRESLNQPIS; this is encoded by the coding sequence TTGTTTGAAAGACTAAAAGAGCTTCTTTTGAAAATATTCAGTAAGTTTCGTACTAAAAAAACATACTATATAGGAGGTCATGATTCATTGCCAGTACCATTGTCCAGAGAAGAAGAAATGTCTGTAATTGAAGCATTTATGAATGGTGATATGAAAGCGCGTGATACATTGATTGAAAGAAACTTGCGTCTTGTTGTTTATATTGCGAGACGTTTCGATAACACCGGCACGCCAATTGAGGATTTGATCAGCATCGGCTCTATCGGATTAATCAAAGCCATCGAAACATACAATAAAGAAAAAAATATCAAACTTGCCACATATGCTTCCCGATGCATCGAAAATGAGATTTTGATGCACTTGCGAAAGACAAGTCGTATGAAAGGCGAAGTCTCTTTAGATGAACCATTGAACTCGGATCCTGATGGTAATGAACTCCTATTATCAGATATTTTAGGCACGGATGAAGAAATTATTATGAATGATGTTGAAAAGAAAATTGAGCGTGCATCGATGTTTGAAGCGATCAACGGATTAAGCGAACGGGAAAGATATATTATGGAATGCCGGTTCGGTCTCAACGGCAAAAAGGAAATGACGCAGAAAGAAGTGGCGGATCACTTGGGAATATCCCAATCCTATATTTCCCGATTAGAAAAGAAAATTATATCTGAGTTGAGAGAATCCTTGAACCAACCAATCTCATAA
- the murD gene encoding UDP-N-acetylmuramoyl-L-alanine--D-glutamate ligase: MIHTTKFQHKKVLVLGLAKSGVAASLLLHKLGAFVTVNDAKPFDENPDAQSLLKKGITVICGRHPEDLLDEEFELVVKNPGIPYTNPIVKDALSRKLPVITEIELAYLISEAPMIGITGTNGKTTTTTLIFEMLKAGGRHPKIAGNIGTVACSVAEKAAADEVIVTELSSFQLMGIDQFKPKIAVLTNLYNAHLDYHGTFEEYAKAKFGITKNQTEEDYLIFNKDQDVVVEWAKESRAKKIPFSIQGRMDEGISADETTIYWQGEPFLQREIIALPGKHNLQNVLAAIAACNLYGCGKEAIEEVLKTFSGVRHRTQFVREWKGRKIYNDSKATNCLATKVALEAFQQPIVLIAGGLDRGHSFEELREAMKNVKAVVAMGETKHRFIEFAKSCNIGTCEIAANIEEAVEKAAELSASGDIILLSPACASWDQYKSFEVRGDLFIEAAMKLS; this comes from the coding sequence TTAGTTTTAGGTTTGGCAAAAAGCGGGGTGGCTGCATCACTTCTTTTACATAAACTTGGAGCTTTTGTGACGGTGAATGATGCAAAACCTTTCGATGAAAATCCTGATGCCCAATCATTACTGAAAAAAGGAATCACAGTCATTTGCGGAAGACATCCGGAAGATCTTTTGGATGAAGAATTTGAACTTGTCGTGAAAAATCCTGGAATTCCATACACAAATCCAATTGTAAAAGACGCTCTTTCCCGTAAATTGCCCGTGATTACGGAAATCGAACTGGCTTATTTGATCAGCGAAGCGCCGATGATTGGCATTACCGGAACAAACGGGAAAACGACAACAACGACATTGATTTTTGAAATGTTAAAAGCGGGTGGCCGCCATCCGAAAATTGCGGGCAATATCGGTACAGTCGCGTGCAGCGTTGCGGAAAAGGCCGCGGCTGATGAAGTGATTGTAACGGAATTATCCTCTTTCCAATTGATGGGGATTGACCAATTCAAACCCAAAATTGCGGTGCTGACCAATTTATACAATGCCCATTTGGATTATCATGGCACCTTTGAAGAATACGCGAAAGCGAAATTCGGCATCACCAAAAACCAAACGGAAGAGGATTATTTAATCTTCAATAAAGATCAGGATGTAGTGGTGGAATGGGCGAAAGAATCGCGCGCCAAAAAAATACCTTTCAGCATACAAGGCCGGATGGATGAAGGGATCAGCGCAGATGAAACAACGATTTACTGGCAGGGAGAACCGTTCTTGCAACGGGAGATCATCGCTTTACCGGGCAAACACAATTTGCAAAACGTGTTGGCAGCGATTGCCGCTTGCAACCTTTACGGATGCGGCAAGGAAGCGATTGAAGAAGTGCTGAAAACCTTCTCTGGTGTACGCCATCGCACCCAATTTGTACGCGAATGGAAAGGGCGCAAGATTTACAACGATTCGAAGGCTACAAATTGCTTGGCAACCAAGGTGGCTTTGGAAGCTTTTCAACAGCCGATTGTATTGATCGCTGGAGGGCTTGACCGGGGACATTCCTTTGAAGAATTGCGGGAAGCCATGAAAAATGTGAAAGCCGTTGTTGCAATGGGAGAAACAAAGCACCGTTTCATCGAATTTGCAAAATCCTGCAATATTGGAACATGCGAAATTGCTGCGAATATTGAGGAAGCGGTCGAAAAGGCTGCGGAGCTGTCTGCAAGTGGAGATATTATTTTATTATCCCCTGCTTGCGCAAGTTGGGATCAATACAAAAGCTTCGAAGTCCGGGGAGATTTATTTATCGAGGCGGCAATGAAACTTTCTTAA
- the ftsA gene encoding cell division protein FtsA gives MNHQNIYISLDIGSSSIKALIGDVTDGQLHVIGVGNVKTNGVRKGTIVDIDATVQSIKKAVEQAERMTGIQIREVVLGIPANQTVLQPVKGVVAVNSENREITDEDLERVFESAQVMSIPPERELVNLIPKQFIVDNLDEIKDPRGMIGIRLEMDATMITTSRTLLHNVLRCVERAGLDIKEIYLQPLAAGYFALTEDEKNQGTAFIDIGGGSTTIAVFEDGLLTHTGVVPVGGDHITKDLSIILKTPTEQAEKIKREYGHAFYEDASEDEVFEVPVVGTDVTEEYSQKFIAEIIGSRLEELFELVLDELARLGVRDLPGGIVLSGGVASLEGIAQLARQVMQTRVRIYIPDFIGVRDPSYTTAVGLICYAHMEDEFFGRSPVSKAPVYQAVGSVTTPPKKQSHASEKADNENKTSVFDKAKRLFDKFFE, from the coding sequence ATGAATCATCAAAATATATATATTTCACTTGATATAGGTTCCTCTTCTATAAAAGCGCTGATCGGTGACGTGACAGACGGCCAGTTGCATGTGATAGGAGTAGGAAACGTCAAAACGAACGGAGTAAGAAAAGGCACAATTGTTGATATAGATGCAACCGTCCAATCCATAAAAAAAGCTGTAGAACAAGCGGAACGAATGACAGGAATACAGATAAGAGAAGTCGTGTTAGGAATTCCTGCAAATCAAACAGTATTACAGCCGGTAAAAGGTGTAGTTGCAGTTAACAGTGAAAATCGGGAAATTACGGATGAAGATTTGGAAAGAGTGTTTGAATCTGCCCAAGTGATGTCGATACCACCGGAGCGGGAATTGGTCAATTTGATTCCGAAACAGTTTATCGTGGATAATCTGGATGAAATCAAAGATCCCCGTGGAATGATTGGTATCCGACTGGAAATGGATGCTACGATGATTACCACATCTCGCACACTATTGCACAATGTTTTAAGATGCGTTGAACGGGCAGGTCTTGATATAAAAGAAATATATTTGCAACCATTGGCAGCAGGATATTTTGCATTGACGGAAGACGAAAAAAACCAAGGTACTGCATTTATTGATATAGGCGGGGGTTCAACCACGATCGCCGTTTTTGAAGATGGCTTGCTGACCCATACGGGAGTCGTTCCTGTTGGAGGGGATCATATTACAAAAGATTTGTCCATCATACTTAAAACTCCGACAGAACAAGCCGAAAAAATAAAGAGAGAGTATGGACATGCTTTTTATGAGGATGCTTCTGAAGATGAAGTGTTTGAAGTGCCGGTTGTTGGCACAGATGTAACAGAAGAGTACAGCCAAAAGTTTATTGCGGAAATTATCGGTTCACGTTTAGAAGAATTGTTTGAACTTGTTTTGGATGAATTAGCCCGTTTAGGAGTCAGAGACTTACCAGGTGGAATCGTACTTTCAGGTGGTGTCGCTTCATTGGAAGGGATTGCGCAACTTGCCCGTCAAGTGATGCAAACCCGTGTAAGAATATATATACCTGATTTTATAGGTGTCCGGGATCCATCATATACAACCGCTGTTGGCTTAATTTGTTACGCGCATATGGAAGATGAATTCTTCGGAAGAAGCCCAGTTTCGAAAGCACCTGTTTATCAAGCGGTAGGTTCAGTTACTACTCCTCCTAAAAAACAATCTCATGCATCTGAAAAAGCTGATAACGAAAATAAAACAAGCGTCTTTGATAAAGCCAAACGACTATTTGACAAATTTTTTGAATAA
- a CDS encoding small basic family protein: MWLPFLGLILGLVLGLLTDIQIPSEYENYLSIAVLAALDTIVGGIRANLQQVYDDKVFITGFFFNIALAIGLAFLGVHLGVDLYLAAIFAFGVRLFQNIAIIRRILIQKWEDRHVKKDEKTV, translated from the coding sequence ATGTGGTTACCATTTTTAGGATTGATATTAGGATTGGTTTTGGGATTGCTGACGGATATTCAAATTCCTTCCGAATATGAAAATTATCTCTCCATTGCCGTGCTTGCCGCCCTCGATACCATTGTCGGCGGTATAAGAGCCAATTTGCAACAAGTATACGATGATAAGGTATTTATTACCGGCTTTTTCTTCAATATTGCATTGGCCATTGGACTCGCTTTTTTGGGCGTCCATTTAGGGGTGGACTTGTATTTGGCTGCAATTTTTGCATTTGGAGTAAGGCTTTTTCAAAATATTGCTATAATTCGACGAATTTTGATACAAAAGTGGGAAGACAGACATGTAAAAAAGGATGAAAAAACTGTATAA
- the ftsW gene encoding putative lipid II flippase FtsW, whose product MPSLKFTYKRLFIISAFMLSIIGVVFIYSAGTYWSAIHYEGEIPFYIKQSVYLLLALIVFYTVSNMPVFHKEKTWRSLYLFSLILLVLVLIPGIGLERNGSQSWIGLGPLTVQPAELVKITTLMYLSHQLSKVPSGEQVVRLRHFLLIIIPSALIMLQPDFGSVFILVVSSFILLFIARYPIKLYVAFIALGVIGLIGLIAAAPYRLKRIEAFIDPWSDPLGSGFQAVQSLMAIGPAGLLGHGFQQSRQKFLYLPEPQNDFIFSIILEEIGFLGGCFIIALFCLFIYSGMGLALQSTRSSDFFAISSLVAMIGFQAALNIGVVIGLIPVTGVTLPFISYGGTSLMIIWFIVGVIVSISNRAT is encoded by the coding sequence ATGCCTTCACTGAAATTTACGTATAAAAGGCTGTTTATCATATCAGCATTTATGCTTTCCATAATAGGTGTGGTTTTCATTTATTCGGCAGGTACATATTGGAGTGCGATCCATTACGAAGGGGAGATTCCTTTTTACATCAAGCAGTCCGTTTATCTCCTGCTGGCGCTCATCGTGTTCTATACCGTCTCCAATATGCCGGTTTTCCACAAGGAAAAAACATGGAGAAGTTTGTATCTATTTTCGCTCATACTGCTGGTACTTGTGTTGATTCCGGGCATTGGGCTGGAGCGAAACGGTTCCCAAAGCTGGATTGGACTCGGGCCTTTGACCGTACAGCCTGCCGAGTTGGTGAAAATCACGACTTTGATGTATTTAAGCCATCAATTAAGCAAGGTGCCCAGTGGTGAGCAGGTTGTCCGTCTCCGGCATTTCCTTCTCATCATTATTCCAAGTGCTTTGATTATGCTGCAACCGGATTTCGGTTCCGTGTTTATCCTGGTCGTATCTTCATTTATCCTGCTTTTTATTGCAAGATATCCAATCAAGCTGTATGTGGCGTTTATCGCCCTTGGGGTGATTGGGCTGATCGGTCTTATCGCAGCGGCACCTTATCGATTGAAGCGTATTGAAGCTTTCATTGATCCGTGGTCAGATCCGTTGGGCAGCGGTTTCCAGGCGGTGCAGTCTTTGATGGCAATCGGACCTGCAGGACTCTTGGGCCATGGTTTCCAGCAAAGCAGACAAAAATTTTTGTATTTGCCGGAACCGCAGAACGACTTTATTTTTTCCATCATACTGGAGGAAATCGGATTTTTGGGCGGATGCTTCATCATCGCATTGTTTTGTTTATTCATCTATTCCGGAATGGGATTGGCATTGCAATCGACCAGAAGCTCTGATTTCTTTGCCATCAGCTCTCTTGTGGCAATGATCGGTTTTCAAGCCGCCTTGAATATCGGAGTCGTGATCGGGCTCATTCCGGTAACCGGTGTGACATTGCCGTTCATTAGTTACGGCGGTACATCCCTTATGATTATCTGGTTTATCGTTGGTGTGATTGTTTCAATTTCGAATCGAGCCACTTAA